The genomic region cactgacaatctggagcctgcttaggattctctctgcccctccctagctcgtgcactctctctccttcaaaagaaataaacttaaaaaaaaaaaaaaggaatctacaAAATCACGAAGATATATTGTGAAGCTCCCCTTCAAATTGTGTGCCAGAGGcagaaaatgaacacaaacaAGGAAGCTTCCTATCTTAAGAGGCTATCCTGGgccaataattcattttcatttgccaaGGCATATTCTCTAGCATTTCTATTTATATCTGCAGTGGCTATTCACACTAGATTTTCTATGATGGAGCcaattttgcaatatattttccttagtAATGAATCAAGTACATAATGTTATGAGTTTAAAAGCGTATTATACAAGTAAAATCTAAGTCAGAAACATGTTTGCTAGAAAACTATGCCTTGATTTTTCATTCTCAAATTAGGATCACTATATCACCATGATAGTCAAATCCTTATCAAGTTGGGACAGCGACTACCACCCccaaatgaggaaaatatatagaAGGTGGTAAAGAATAAGGAAGGGAAAGGGTTCTACTGACATTCCTTTATTCCGGAGATTCCTTGGCAGAAGCAGGTCCTAGATGAACAGGTTCCTAGGTCTTGGTGTCAGATAGAAGGAGTCATTGGACTCATTTGCTGGGGCACAGAACGGCGGGGCTCTAGGGCCAGCCATCTGGAGAGAGGACACGTCTTCTTTTCCCAGACAGGCTGAGAAGATGAGGAGTAACCCACCAAGGGCCAGGAAAATACCAGCAGCCCAGCCCAGGTAGAGGGCATCTCCAAACTCCCAGCGAGGCACAATCTCAGGGATGCTGTTATCCCGGAAGTCTTGGATCGTGGCGTAGGCTACCCAGGAGACTGGAAAGAGGGTAGTGGCTGAAGCAGATGTTTCCAAAGTCCCTCCCAGGAGGCAAAGCCGCCTCTTAAATACCCATCTGATCCTGTGAAACTGGAAGCATTCGGACCCACAGCCAGAGAGCAGGAGCCCCAGTAGCCCCAGCCCGTGGGAGGCTACCATGAGGATTCGGGATACCTGGAGCTCCTGGGGCAGAGACAAGAAGGACTCAAAGGCCTTGCACACGGCAACTTCCTCCTGATTCACGCAGACCTCCCAAAGCCCCATGATCCAGGTCTCCATTTCGTTCAGTTCCAGATTGAGAGTCTTCCACTGGGGCAGGATGGTGGTGACACATGAGCAGACCCAGCcgaagagggagaggagcagtCCCCCAAGCTGGGCTTTCCCGTGGAAACTCCAGGCCATGGTTGCTCCCACCACGGAGCTAGAAAGTGAGGACAGGCGGCTGGGTGACCGGTGAGCAGGCAGCACTTTGGGGGAGACCCAGTGGAAGGTCTTTCACATTCGGAGAGGGctcttgtttcagtttttagGCAGCAGCTGAGGCAGGTGCCAGGAGCTTGGCAACACTGGGTTTAGGGGTGTGTCCAAGATGGGATGTGGGCGGGGGTTCTGGGGGAGGGTCCCATGAGAGGCAAAGAAAAGCTAGAGAGTAAGCCATCAGTATCGATTTGATGAGTAAATTCATAAACCTGAAGTTAAAATCACTCCCCAGTTCCGAGAGGATGAGAATGGTGTTTGGGGAATATACAATGATAAGATCTTTCTGGAGGGAAACATGACTTCAcattccatacttttttttttttttttgagagcgagagagagcacaagtgagagaaggggcagagtgaaagagacagaaagagagatggagagagagacacacacacacagagacagagagacagagaagcaaggctcactcatgaaccatgagactgtgaaccatgagatcatgacctgaggtgaagtcagatgcttaaagaatgagccacccgggctccccaaatttcatacttttaaatacacacatactttGACGCAGCACCTTACCTCCAGGAACTTACCCCAATTTATTGCGAATATATACAAAGATTTATGAAAATGTCCATTGAAATATTATTAATGATTGCACACTTTGGTTAGTACTAGGTAGCCATTTGAAAGTGATGTAGAAGAAACTTCAatgacacaaaaaatatttttgattcgCTAAGTGAGACCAGCAAGTGACCAGTTTTTATTTCCCTATTTGTGCTTGTCTATGtactttatacatttaaaaaaaatttttttaacgtttatttatttttgagacagagagagacagagcatgaacgggggagggtcacagagagaaggagacacagaatcggaaacaggctccaggctctgagccgtcagcacagagcccgacgcggggctcgaacccacggaccgtgagatcatgacctgagccgaagtcggacgcttaaccgactgagccacccaggcgcccctgtactttaTACATTTGATAAGTTtaccatttaatatttttgtaagcagaaaaaaatagaaaatgcccCATTCAATGAACCTATCCAGACCCAGAATATACCAGGAGGGAAGCGCTCTCTCCCCATTCTCCTACTGCTGAAGGACAGCAGCTATAATGACTGATGGTCATACCAGCTTCCATACTCCTATTTGCTGCTGCAAAGAGGCAGGTTTGGACAGGAAAGGAGATAATTTGCATTTACTGAGAATGGCTACATGCCAGACTTCTGACTAGATACTTTATCCGTATTTAATTTTCACACCGCCACTGCGAGATACATGGTGGGTAACTTGCCAAGGTCCCCCAGCTGGTAAACAACAGATCCAGCTCCTGAGCCAGGGGACTCAGACTGTGACACTTCATGTTTCTGTCTCCAGGCTACAACGGTGAAACCTCCCGCAATGTGCACGCACACTGGTGACACAACATGTGGGGTAGGGGGTTGATCTTTATGgcaacacacagaagaaaactgggacttttttaaaagtgtatttattggGGCGGATTACCAGTGGTGTGGGGGCGGAGGGAGGTGAAGGCTCTTGAAGGCTCTCTTTTTCTTTCgtgttttattatagaaaatttcaaacacatacacaagtagagcaaatgggtaaagaaatttcATGTCCTACCACCCAGCGTCAGAAATGATCCCCACATGCCAATCTTATTTTATCCATACCTGCATCCACCATTCACATCCCTCCCTTCACACTATTTTGAAGCAAACGGGGTGCTTTTATAACAACCACGTGTTCTAACCAACACAATGGCAAAATATTATGGATCCCTGGAAATGCTGCCTGCTTGTGCTATGTTCATCCAGATTGGTGTCTGATGTTTTGACTCTTGAAAACAGGCATGTCACATGTGTATGAGCTCAGGACGGATTCTCTCAGATACTGCTCcttatttccttgcctttttttcagAGCCCTTTCTTGACCATTTGTGGCCATCTGTGAGTTGGAAGACATGTAAACCATGATAAGTGTGAACCAGGTAGGAGGTCAGGTTGGTGAGGGAAAACAGAACCCATTCatgttattgatttctttttacttattcaaatattcattcaTGCCCACATGCACGGACTGTGTGTAGCAATCCCACTCCATCCCCtatgttctttcttctccttcctcaacCTAACTCTGGGTCTTCCCAGAAAACTTGAGGAACACTGTGCCACTAATCCAGTGGTCTCTCTGCCAGATACAGGTGGAGCCCTGCAGTGGCATTTGTGGGTATGACCCATGGATTAGTTAACCGGAGAAGATCTCAGAAGCTCAACCTCCAAGTGGCCCCTCCTTCCATTCTCAGTTCAGATTCCTCCTTACTGTGAAACTTTTCCGGTTCAATTAGAGCCTGGGTGCTCCTCCTCCAACATTTCCTCTGCCCTCTGTACCTTAGCTTCAGGGCCTGTTACTTGCCCATGCCCCTTCTAAGGCCTGTACcgaattttgtatttattttatattcttttccttaaagggccctccccctcccagcaACTGATAAGATTTAGGCCCCACAAAATCTGGATCAATCTCTCATTTACCCTCAAGATAGCAATGATAATATTTCCTGGGATTTTGGATTCCCAGCCTAGTCCATTGTCTGTCATACAgtagttgttcaataaatatataatacaagtTTTCAGGAAGGTCATCTGCAGGTCCTTCTTTCTCACTGGACCTTTCTAGTAACAGCATTTGGAATTCAAAGTGAGGCTGACAGGTCTACTGAACAGAAGCTGATCTGGTTTTCTAGGGAGAGATGCCTTCCCAGTATGTTAGGCTGTCCTTTGTACTTCCTGTCTCAACCCCAGTTTCCTGTCCTTTGCTCATGTCACAGGAAGCCGCCCTAGCCTCACTGGGATAAGCGGGTTGTCCTACAGACACTTAAAATATAGACACTTAAAATTGACAAGGATCTTAATTAACATCAGCATCTACTTGAGGTCAACCCTCACaagatacctttttaaaaaattaaagatgacattTTAACTAAAGTAGTGCATGTTTATTacagaaagacaggaaaacataGAGAAGAGAATAAATCCCATAAGTCTGCCACTAATATGGTGTATGTTCTTTACCTCGGTATATGTATCTGTatctacttattttaaaaaacaatcatagTGTACATAGTATATTGTGAACATCTTTCAGCACGTAACAGTaaataatgaaacaattttttttttaattttttttttaacgtttatttatttttgagacagagagagaccgagcatgaacgggggaggggcagagagggagacacagaatctgaaacaggctcgaggctccgagctgtcagcacagagcccgacgcggggctcgaactcacggaccgcgaaatcatgacctgagccgaagtcggctgcttaaccgactgagccacccaggcgccccgaaacaattttttaaaaatttttcatcaaGTTGATTTATTAACCTCTGATAGAAAGCGTTAacaggcgcctaggtggctctgtcccTTAggcgtctgacttaagctcaggtcatgatctcatggttcataagtttgagccctgcatcgggcttcatgctaacagcacagaggctgcttgggagtctctctctctccctctctctctctgcccctccctctctcaaaataaatacactttaaagaaaaaaagtgttaagtATCTTGTTCTAGTCCACACAGTACTAATGTTATTTATACTTAGGTAACATAAATAATACAAACAATATAAATACGTAATGTATTATTACATAGATGTAACACATATTTGCTACATGACatagtatatatgtaatatatgaacAAAGATCTATATGATGTAATATATGTACATAGATTGCATTGTAAACTGTGCAACATAAAAAGAGTgcagtttaggggtgcctgggtggctcagtcagttaagcctctaacttccgctcaggtcatgatctcatgttcatgggttcgagcccctcgacGGTCTCtgtgttcagagcctggaggctgcttcggattctgtctccctctctctctagccctccccctgTTCGCACgcgctttctctctgtcaaaaataaatacataaatacatatatatatatatatagtgcaatTTAGTCAGACTTTTAGTTATGAGGTGACGCCACTTCGTTTGCACAACTCCAGAGGGCACTACTCACATAGACTCTGATGGCCGCTGCAGCCCTTGAAAGTGAATATTCAACGAAAAAAGATCAAGATGGGTTCGTCCGGTATTCCAGCTCGCTAAGTGTCACAGGTAAGCGTTTTGAAGTTGAGAAATGTTCATTTAGGActgatttttaagtaaaaacactTCATTTCGTCTAGCGAAAAACAGGCGGGAAGAGACAAGCTATTTGAAAATAGCTAGGGAGGGAAACGCGTCTCCCCTGGTTTGCCAGCTACGGGACACCGTGGAAGTTCCACTCTAGGACAGTCGCGGTGCCTGCTGGGAGTTGTAGTGCGGCCTCGCCTTCCCAGCGGCGGTCTGAGCCTCGCGAGACTCAGTTTCCCGGCAGGCCGCGCGCCAACGCCGCCGGCGGCGGGACTGGGACTGCCGCGCTGGCCACGGGAGAGTGACCCCGTCAGCGTTGGTTCCCGTCGTGGCGATGGCTTCGTTCGTGACGGAGGTTCTGGCACACTCGgggaggctggagaaggaggaTCTGGGCACTCGGATCAGCCGCCTGACCCGGCGGGTGGAGGAGATTAAGGTGAAGGAAGGCCCGGCACCCGGGGACCGACTGAAAAGGAACCCGGCTCTGTTTGTGGAGGGACTGGGAAAGGAATGGGGGCTGAGGGCAGACAGAGTGGGTGTGCGCAGAGTCGGGTGGGGAGGCTGAGTGAGAAGAATGCGAAGTGGGAAGGCTGGAAGTATTTGGATTGAGGAGAGGGCTCGGAGGCGAGCCCGGACAGGGGCTGGGGACTAGGGAGGGGGGGGAGGcttgaaggagaga from Panthera uncia isolate 11264 chromosome D1, Puncia_PCG_1.0, whole genome shotgun sequence harbors:
- the CLDN25 gene encoding putative claudin-25 encodes the protein MAWSFHGKAQLGGLLLSLFGWVCSCVTTILPQWKTLNLELNEMETWIMGLWEVCVNQEEVAVCKAFESFLSLPQELQVSRILMVASHGLGLLGLLLSGCGSECFQFHRIRWVFKRRLCLLGGTLETSASATTLFPVSWVAYATIQDFRDNSIPEIVPRWEFGDALYLGWAAGIFLALGGLLLIFSACLGKEDVSSLQMAGPRAPPFCAPANESNDSFYLTPRPRNLFI